Proteins encoded in a region of the Flavobacterium sp. MDT1-60 genome:
- a CDS encoding retropepsin-like aspartic protease has product MENLHEVLKKEQYKKIKFKVTKTQHLLIKAKINGVSGNFILDTGASNTCIGFESIERFSITAKKSKTKASGAGGTGMRTQISDNNLLQIGSWKNSDFSLVIFDLSHVNEALEAYKAKTVHGIIGADVLLEGKAIIDYYNHYLYLK; this is encoded by the coding sequence ATGGAAAATCTTCACGAGGTTCTTAAAAAAGAGCAATACAAGAAAATAAAATTCAAAGTCACCAAAACACAGCATCTTTTGATAAAAGCAAAAATCAATGGTGTTTCGGGGAATTTTATTCTTGATACAGGAGCTTCTAATACCTGCATAGGTTTTGAAAGTATTGAACGTTTTAGTATTACTGCAAAAAAATCAAAAACCAAAGCTTCGGGAGCTGGAGGAACGGGCATGAGAACACAAATTTCGGACAATAACCTTTTACAAATCGGTAGCTGGAAAAACTCGGATTTCAGCTTGGTTATTTTTGATCTTTCACATGTAAATGAAGCTTTAGAAGCCTACAAAGCAAAGACGGTTCACGGCATTATTGGTGCTGATGTTTTATTAGAGGGAAAGGCTATTATTGATTATTACAATCATTATTTGTATTTAAAATGA
- a CDS encoding T9SS type A sorting domain-containing protein has protein sequence MKKTLLCFLFLFTTVFYAQDIVHCSGDNNFDLSKQKYLLIGNLDPDQTVVSYHLSLADATNNTNAIANPSNYNTAAISTTIYARINNNGTITTNSFNVKVVPALNIAATHTAILCSGDKASLTVSVSAGNGQYYYSLNGGSFTSSNTFTNLSAGVYSIQVLDTSTSCPTTASYTITAPTTLNATSMVSGQMATITAIGGTAPYQYSLEGVNFQSSAFFPNLTPGNYVFMVKDSKGCITTVPANILPVLTATAFITKEIDCSANSNAVITATAAGGQSPYTYSLNGSPFQVNNNFNNLIPGTYSIIARDAVNSISNPFAITINPLVALSATAVVTNPTNCSTGTITAIATGGKAPYIYSFDGGMTFISSNVFGTPNPGTYVIIVKDSKGCLSSSVTTTIQPATPLFITASNTSVSCNGGSDASLTINASGGKAPYQYTINNGIYTSSNIFTTLNAGTYTLKVRDAAGCVSTIDHVINQPTALTVLLETSGQNITLTSSGGTPPYQYSFDGGSYQSSNVFTVLTSGNYLTEARDSNGCTRTFSASVVVPDPLISSAILVKESDCISGASIAVNATGGQPPYAYSINGGVSYQLNNTFTNIPAGTYTVIVKDLANTVSNSNTIVVNSLSPITATAVVTPSDCINNSITVQATGGQAPYIYSIDGGVTYGPANVFTNVLTGTYNIVVKDSNSCVSPILSKIVQSPSPLVITASDTSISCYGSTASIIINPVGGQAPYEYSINNSPYTSGNVFANLKAGNYTIKVIDATGCTSTLPYTITEPSAVNADMVIDGNTISILGAQGGTGSYFYSIDNGNFQTNNIFTNVNVGLHHLRVKDSNNCEPGSFWAEIAIPISAALAITKPIECTSNAEITVTATGGFTPYVYSINGGTTFQASNIFTNLVAGTYTITVKDNDDKLYTKSITVSPLMPIYADFLIDKQTLTINGLAGTAPYEYSVDDSPFQTNNVFTNLSPGIHQVYIKDSKGCQSFVFKVTIENVNQLTASVVITKEADCMSNAVITANAAGGMPPYSYSINEGVTFQLNNVFNNVNAGTYSIVVKDANNDLATSNNLTVLPLSSPIISVSKTNVSCYQASDGRIDIYAQGGKAPYVYSINNSSFVPTNVFTNLIAGVYNVTVKDANGCVNSYFINIEQPSPITITASAENSTTINDNNGKITVAATGGVSSYRYALTNFNGITIRAFQTSNIFDSLQAGLYGVQVKDENGCIASKTDISIIHKINTLSATAAVTQITCNNPIGTITVTAAGGTIPYQYSEDNGITYSSSNVFNFTSGSYTLKVRDADNNTTVLTATIAAQTAPSFYYNTYKGVCSASDLDGGGVTIAALGGQSPYTYSLNGGPFAVHDDLYENLKPGTYTFSIKDANGCTSDTQNFTIEEPDPIISKVIVENQTITVKALGQGRSYEYSLDGITFQSNNIFSNLKKGIYTVYIKDYKGCTAMHSNISISEPTSLLANFEIIPLTCDSTTGKLNIIALGGVAPYQYSIDNGITYTSSNLFAGLIPGSYAVTVKDAQNATGSSTAVIKPLDPLAITTVVTKAIDCLSNASITATAVGGNAPYTYSIGNGYTASGIFTNLTSQTYTVSVKDAFGCIAATSVTISQPVLLSLSNLGSNTTNVSSNDGTITITASGGTAPYSYSLKYENGSQIVAPQTSSIFQGLSIGKYTIEVTDALGCKVTKSGITITSETLFGALMTTPLTCTALGSITINAAGGKYPHQYSFDNGINYGSSNIASNLQAGTYTIKVKDARGAIITLSATLNAVNPLVATTAVTSPIHCNGSNDAVIQMTVSGGKAPFLYSLNGSTYQSSNIFSNLFAGNYAIAVKDSNECSSTMVVTITEPAVLVATIDIKNNSVTVNATGGAGNYVYAISTNLAAFSTVNTFTNLEVGNYTIITQDKNGCFVTIDFVINPPAPLIESKEAITVDFKPEQTLADLIVEGQNIKWYSAPNTLEGKTSKTNENPLPLTTVLVDGTTYYASQTINGIESKERLAVTVKLNGALSTPDFVLSNFKYYPNPVLHNLTISNSSIIDEVEIVSVTGQSILSKTINSEYSEIDLSNVSSGVYLLKVKSEGKTKTVKIVKK, from the coding sequence ATGAAAAAAACTCTACTTTGTTTTCTTTTCTTGTTTACTACTGTTTTTTATGCTCAGGATATTGTGCATTGCTCCGGAGACAATAATTTTGATTTATCGAAGCAAAAATATCTCTTAATTGGCAATTTAGATCCTGATCAAACCGTTGTTAGTTATCATTTAAGCCTTGCAGATGCAACCAATAATACAAATGCAATTGCAAATCCTTCAAATTATAATACTGCTGCAATTTCTACAACTATATATGCGAGAATTAATAATAATGGGACTATTACAACCAATTCTTTTAACGTAAAAGTTGTTCCTGCTTTAAATATAGCAGCAACTCATACCGCTATTTTATGTAGTGGAGACAAAGCATCATTAACAGTTAGTGTTTCTGCAGGAAATGGACAATATTATTATTCTTTAAACGGAGGCTCTTTTACAAGTAGCAATACTTTCACTAATTTATCGGCTGGAGTTTATAGCATACAAGTATTAGATACTTCTACCAGCTGCCCAACTACGGCTAGTTATACAATAACTGCACCAACGACCTTAAATGCAACTTCAATGGTTAGCGGTCAAATGGCAACTATTACAGCAATTGGAGGAACTGCACCTTATCAATATTCTTTAGAAGGAGTTAATTTTCAATCAAGTGCATTTTTTCCAAACTTAACACCTGGAAATTATGTTTTTATGGTGAAAGACTCCAAAGGTTGTATAACTACGGTTCCAGCAAATATATTACCCGTTTTAACTGCAACAGCTTTTATTACTAAAGAAATAGATTGTAGCGCTAATAGCAATGCAGTAATAACTGCTACTGCAGCCGGAGGACAATCTCCTTACACTTATTCTTTAAATGGTAGTCCTTTTCAAGTCAATAATAATTTTAATAATTTAATTCCTGGAACATATTCTATAATCGCGAGAGACGCTGTAAATTCGATTTCAAATCCATTTGCAATAACTATAAATCCACTTGTTGCTTTAAGCGCAACTGCTGTTGTTACAAACCCAACAAATTGTAGTACAGGAACAATAACTGCGATAGCAACAGGAGGAAAAGCGCCTTATATTTACTCTTTTGATGGCGGAATGACTTTTATCTCGTCTAATGTTTTTGGCACTCCTAATCCTGGTACCTATGTTATAATTGTAAAAGACAGTAAGGGTTGTTTATCTTCATCTGTAACTACAACAATACAGCCTGCTACACCTTTATTTATAACAGCGTCAAATACATCAGTATCATGTAATGGTGGTAGTGATGCTTCCTTAACAATTAATGCTAGTGGTGGAAAAGCTCCATATCAGTACACTATAAATAATGGTATTTATACAAGTAGCAATATTTTTACCACACTTAATGCTGGAACTTATACACTTAAAGTAAGAGATGCTGCTGGTTGTGTGTCAACTATTGATCATGTAATCAATCAACCAACAGCTTTAACTGTTCTTTTAGAAACTTCCGGTCAAAACATAACCTTAACTTCATCTGGAGGAACCCCTCCTTATCAATATTCTTTTGATGGAGGTTCTTATCAATCTAGTAATGTTTTTACTGTTTTAACTTCAGGAAATTATCTTACAGAAGCAAGAGATTCTAACGGCTGTACAAGAACATTTTCGGCATCGGTTGTGGTTCCGGATCCTTTAATTTCTTCGGCAATACTCGTTAAAGAATCAGATTGTATAAGTGGCGCTTCTATAGCTGTTAATGCTACCGGTGGCCAACCACCATACGCATATTCAATAAATGGAGGAGTATCATATCAATTGAATAATACTTTTACTAATATTCCGGCCGGAACATATACTGTAATTGTTAAAGACCTTGCAAATACGGTCTCTAATTCAAACACAATTGTAGTAAATTCACTTAGTCCGATAACTGCAACTGCTGTGGTTACACCTTCAGATTGTATTAATAATTCAATAACTGTTCAGGCAACAGGAGGACAAGCACCTTATATTTATTCTATAGATGGAGGAGTAACTTATGGCCCTGCTAATGTTTTTACTAATGTTCTTACTGGAACTTATAATATAGTTGTAAAAGACAGCAATAGTTGTGTTTCACCAATACTATCAAAAATAGTTCAATCTCCTTCGCCTTTAGTTATAACAGCGTCAGACACTTCAATTTCATGTTATGGCAGTACTGCATCTATAATAATTAATCCTGTTGGCGGGCAAGCTCCATACGAATACTCTATAAATAATAGTCCTTATACAAGCGGCAATGTTTTTGCCAATCTTAAAGCAGGAAATTATACTATTAAAGTAATCGACGCTACAGGCTGTACAAGTACGCTTCCGTATACGATTACAGAACCATCAGCTGTAAATGCAGACATGGTAATTGACGGAAATACGATATCAATTCTCGGCGCGCAAGGAGGAACCGGATCCTATTTTTATTCAATTGATAACGGTAATTTTCAAACCAATAATATTTTTACAAATGTTAATGTCGGATTACACCATTTGAGAGTAAAGGATTCTAATAATTGCGAACCAGGCAGTTTTTGGGCTGAAATAGCGATTCCGATTTCGGCTGCTCTTGCAATTACAAAACCAATAGAATGTACAAGTAATGCAGAAATTACTGTTACTGCAACCGGCGGATTTACGCCTTACGTTTATTCTATAAATGGTGGAACAACATTTCAGGCCAGCAATATTTTTACTAATCTGGTTGCTGGAACTTATACTATTACAGTAAAAGATAACGATGATAAATTATATACAAAATCAATAACAGTAAGTCCGTTAATGCCTATTTATGCTGACTTTTTAATTGATAAGCAAACTTTGACTATTAATGGACTGGCTGGAACTGCGCCTTACGAATATTCTGTAGACGACAGTCCGTTTCAAACTAATAATGTCTTTACAAATTTAAGCCCTGGCATTCATCAAGTTTATATAAAAGATTCAAAAGGCTGTCAATCTTTCGTTTTTAAAGTTACTATTGAAAATGTAAATCAATTAACGGCTTCGGTCGTAATTACTAAAGAAGCAGATTGTATGAGTAATGCAGTAATAACTGCTAATGCTGCCGGAGGTATGCCTCCTTATTCTTATTCTATTAATGAAGGAGTAACTTTTCAGCTCAATAATGTTTTTAACAATGTAAATGCAGGAACCTATTCAATTGTTGTCAAAGATGCCAATAACGATTTAGCAACTTCAAACAATTTAACTGTTTTGCCTTTAAGCTCTCCTATAATTTCTGTATCAAAAACAAATGTAAGCTGTTATCAAGCCAGCGACGGAAGAATAGACATATATGCACAAGGAGGAAAAGCACCGTATGTGTACTCAATCAACAACAGTAGTTTTGTTCCAACAAATGTTTTTACAAATTTAATCGCAGGTGTTTATAATGTAACTGTAAAAGATGCAAATGGATGTGTAAATTCCTATTTCATTAATATTGAACAACCTTCTCCAATAACAATAACGGCCAGCGCAGAAAACTCAACCACTATTAACGATAATAATGGAAAAATAACGGTTGCAGCAACGGGAGGAGTTTCCTCTTATCGTTACGCTTTGACAAATTTTAACGGAATAACAATTAGAGCTTTTCAAACTTCAAATATTTTTGACAGCTTACAAGCAGGATTGTATGGTGTTCAAGTAAAGGATGAAAATGGGTGCATTGCTTCAAAAACTGATATTTCAATTATACATAAAATAAATACACTTTCAGCAACAGCTGCTGTTACGCAAATAACATGTAACAATCCTATTGGAACAATTACTGTTACAGCTGCTGGCGGCACTATTCCTTATCAATATTCTGAAGATAATGGAATTACCTATTCCTCTTCGAATGTATTCAATTTTACATCAGGATCTTATACGCTAAAAGTACGTGATGCCGATAATAACACAACAGTCTTAACTGCTACAATTGCCGCTCAAACAGCTCCTTCATTTTACTATAATACGTATAAGGGAGTTTGCTCTGCGTCTGATCTGGACGGCGGTGGCGTGACCATTGCAGCATTGGGCGGGCAATCTCCTTATACCTATTCACTAAATGGTGGTCCTTTTGCAGTACATGATGATTTATATGAAAACTTAAAGCCAGGAACCTATACGTTTTCAATCAAAGATGCCAATGGATGCACGTCAGACACACAGAATTTTACAATCGAAGAACCAGATCCAATTATCTCAAAAGTAATTGTCGAAAACCAAACTATTACAGTAAAAGCACTCGGTCAAGGCCGCTCTTATGAATATTCTCTGGATGGCATCACTTTTCAGTCTAATAATATTTTTTCTAATTTAAAAAAAGGTATTTACACTGTCTATATCAAAGATTATAAAGGTTGTACAGCAATGCATTCTAACATAAGCATTTCTGAGCCAACCTCCCTTTTAGCAAATTTTGAAATAATACCTTTAACCTGCGATAGCACGACAGGAAAACTTAATATAATTGCTCTTGGAGGTGTCGCTCCATATCAATACTCAATAGATAATGGGATTACATATACGTCTTCAAATTTATTTGCTGGTTTAATTCCCGGAAGTTATGCGGTAACCGTTAAAGATGCTCAAAATGCTACAGGATCTTCTACTGCAGTTATAAAACCTCTTGATCCTTTAGCCATCACAACAGTTGTTACTAAAGCTATAGATTGCTTAAGCAATGCTTCAATAACTGCTACTGCTGTAGGAGGAAATGCACCTTATACCTATTCTATAGGAAATGGATATACTGCATCGGGTATTTTTACTAATCTAACATCTCAAACCTATACTGTCAGTGTAAAAGATGCTTTTGGGTGTATTGCTGCCACTAGCGTTACAATATCACAACCCGTTCTTTTATCCTTGTCGAACTTGGGTTCAAATACTACAAATGTTAGCAGTAATGACGGAACAATAACAATTACTGCTTCAGGCGGAACGGCCCCTTATTCCTATTCTCTGAAATATGAAAATGGCTCACAAATAGTTGCCCCTCAGACTTCTTCTATTTTTCAAGGTTTATCTATTGGAAAATACACTATAGAAGTAACTGATGCACTCGGATGTAAAGTCACTAAAAGTGGCATAACAATCACGTCTGAAACGCTTTTTGGCGCTCTTATGACGACACCTCTTACTTGCACAGCTTTAGGAAGCATAACAATAAATGCTGCAGGCGGTAAATACCCTCATCAATATTCTTTTGATAATGGTATTAATTACGGTTCATCTAATATTGCTTCAAATTTACAAGCAGGAACTTACACCATAAAAGTTAAAGATGCGAGAGGTGCTATAATTACCCTTTCTGCTACTTTAAATGCTGTAAATCCATTGGTGGCGACAACTGCTGTTACTTCTCCAATACACTGCAATGGAAGTAATGATGCTGTTATACAGATGACTGTTTCCGGAGGAAAAGCTCCTTTCCTCTATTCATTAAATGGAAGCACTTATCAATCTAGCAATATCTTCTCTAATCTGTTTGCTGGTAATTATGCGATAGCTGTAAAAGACAGTAATGAATGTTCTTCTACTATGGTGGTTACTATAACTGAACCTGCTGTATTAGTAGCTACCATTGATATTAAAAATAATTCTGTTACAGTAAATGCAACTGGTGGCGCTGGTAATTATGTCTATGCTATTTCAACTAATTTGGCAGCATTTTCTACAGTTAATACCTTTACCAATTTAGAAGTTGGCAATTACACTATCATTACACAAGATAAAAATGGATGTTTTGTAACTATTGATTTCGTTATTAATCCGCCAGCTCCTTTAATAGAAAGTAAAGAGGCTATAACTGTTGATTTTAAACCTGAACAAACTTTAGCAGATCTTATTGTTGAAGGTCAAAACATTAAATGGTATAGCGCTCCTAATACTTTAGAAGGAAAAACGAGTAAAACTAACGAAAATCCTTTGCCTTTAACAACAGTTTTGGTTGACGGAACAACTTATTATGCCTCTCAAACCATAAACGGAATTGAAAGCAAAGAACGTCTTGCGGTAACTGTAAAATTGAATGGAGCGCTTTCAACACCAGATTTTGTGCTTTCAAATTTCAAATATTATCCAAACCCAGTATTGCATAATTTAACGATAAGCAATAGTTCTATAATTGATGAGGTTGAAATAGTTTCAGTTACCGGACAATCTATTTTGTCTAAAACAATAAATAGTGAGTATTCTGAAATTGATTTATCAAATGTCTCTTCAGGGGTTTATTTGTTAAAAGTAAAATCTGAAGGCAAAACGAAAACAGTCAAAATTGTGAAGAAATAA
- a CDS encoding efflux RND transporter periplasmic adaptor subunit — MKKTIITIVIIIAALGVIGYVLNNNKKENKAKTDIVAEKNAAVSVKISPVKTEEVSLDFVANGNFQPIQQLTFSAEKSGKVISVLAKEGDYVRVGQTLLTMRGDVINVNAQQAQAVYANAKSDYARYENAFKTGGVTKQQLDQAKLALTNAQSSLTEANINVGDTRAKAPINGFINKKYIEPGSILTGMPATALFDIVNVSKLKLVVTVNENQVASLKVGNTINVTASVYPDKNFSGKITFIAAKADESLNFPVEIEIANNTNNDLKAGMYGTANFASNQQKQHLMVVPRNAFVGSVSSNEIFVAENGIAKLKKVTAGRILGDQVEIINGLSDGEKVITTGQINLQDGNRVEIIK; from the coding sequence ATGAAGAAAACTATTATAACAATCGTAATCATAATCGCAGCCTTAGGGGTGATTGGATATGTCTTAAATAATAATAAGAAGGAGAATAAAGCTAAAACCGATATCGTTGCAGAAAAAAATGCTGCGGTTTCAGTAAAAATTTCTCCGGTAAAAACAGAAGAAGTTTCATTAGACTTCGTTGCAAATGGAAACTTCCAACCAATTCAACAACTTACTTTCTCTGCTGAGAAATCAGGTAAAGTAATCAGTGTTTTGGCAAAAGAAGGAGATTACGTAAGAGTAGGTCAAACTTTATTGACAATGAGAGGAGACGTAATTAATGTAAATGCACAACAAGCACAGGCTGTATATGCAAATGCAAAATCAGATTATGCGAGATATGAAAATGCTTTTAAAACAGGCGGTGTTACAAAACAGCAATTAGATCAGGCAAAATTAGCCTTAACAAATGCTCAGTCTAGCTTAACTGAGGCAAACATTAATGTTGGAGATACAAGAGCAAAAGCGCCAATCAACGGATTTATCAATAAAAAATATATTGAGCCAGGATCTATCTTGACAGGAATGCCGGCAACTGCATTGTTTGATATCGTAAACGTTTCTAAATTAAAATTAGTAGTTACAGTAAACGAAAATCAGGTTGCAAGTTTAAAAGTTGGAAATACTATCAATGTAACTGCTAGTGTTTATCCTGATAAAAACTTCTCCGGAAAAATCACTTTTATTGCTGCAAAAGCAGATGAAAGCTTAAACTTTCCTGTTGAAATTGAAATTGCAAACAACACCAATAATGACCTGAAAGCAGGTATGTACGGAACTGCAAATTTTGCTTCGAACCAACAAAAACAACATTTGATGGTTGTACCTAGAAATGCATTCGTAGGAAGTGTAAGCAGCAACGAAATTTTTGTAGCTGAAAATGGTATTGCAAAATTGAAAAAAGTAACTGCTGGAAGAATTTTAGGAGATCAGGTAGAAATCATCAATGGATTATCTGATGGCGAAAAAGTAATTACTACTGGTCAGATTAACTTACAAGACGGTAACAGAGTAGAAATTATTAAGTAA
- a CDS encoding efflux RND transporter permease subunit has product MKLAEISIKRPSLVIVLFTILTLGGLFSYSQLGYELIPKFEQNVITISTIYPGASPSEVENTVTKKIEDAIASLENVKKIDSKSYESLSIVSITLTSNAKVDFSLNDAQRKINAIISDLPDDAETPSLTKFSLSDLPIMTLGANGKMDEAEFYDLIDKKIAPILSRVQGVAQVNIIGGEEREIQVNLDALKMQGYGLSIPQVQQNILSSNLDFPTGNIQTRNQKILIRLAGKYKSVEELRNLVVSSQNGIQVRLSDIADVQDTQKVAEKISRVDQKSAIVLQIVKQSDANAVAVSEQLLKTIATLEKDYEKNHLKLEVAKDSTIFTLEAADSVVHDLLIAVILVAFVMLFFLHSIRNSLIVMVSIPASLIATFIGIYLMGYTLNLMSLLGLSLVVGILVDDAIVVLENIYRHMEMGKSRIRASYDGTAEIGGTVTSITLVIVVVFLPIAMSSGLVSNIITQFCVTVIISTLLSLLASFTIIPWLSSRFGKLEHIEGKNLFGRIILGFENYLTRFTNWVSELLTWCLDHYVKTILVVLVLFFGSTIGLMGGGFIGGEFFASSDSGEFLVQIEMPKDASLEQTNFMTQKAEAYLKAQEYVHSQITTVGQTSEGFGASQATAYKAEIDVKMIEQKDRTDDANVYAAKIKRKLEKVLVGAKVKTVPVGILGTAEDATLGLIVTGPSTEAAMAFAKKAEAELRTIPGTTEIKLTVEDGNPEINVKVDRDKMAALGLTLQTVGLTMQTAFSGNTDGKYRAGEYEYDINIRYNAFDRKSITDVSNLIFINATGQQIKLSQFATITEGSGPSQLERRDKSASVTVKGQNVGVPSGTIVTQWQAKLDKLEKPAGVNYIWGGDQENQSEGFGTLGIALLAAIILVYLVMVSLYDSFVHPFVVLFAIPLSFIGAMLALALTNNSLNIFTILGIIMLIGLVCKNAIMLVDYTNQRRAAGESIRTALIQANHARLRPILMTTIAMVFGMFPIALASGAGAEWKNGLAWVIIGGLISSLFLTLIVVPVIYNIMEKIIAKVSKGEKIDYEAEMVADYEHTELSEDGFNPKHTH; this is encoded by the coding sequence ATGAAATTAGCCGAAATATCCATAAAACGTCCGTCGTTAGTAATTGTATTGTTTACAATTCTGACACTTGGTGGATTGTTCAGTTACAGCCAGTTAGGTTATGAGCTGATCCCTAAATTTGAGCAAAACGTTATTACAATTTCTACGATTTATCCTGGAGCTTCTCCAAGTGAGGTAGAGAATACGGTAACCAAGAAAATTGAGGATGCGATCGCCTCCTTAGAGAATGTCAAGAAAATTGACTCGAAATCATACGAAAGTTTGTCTATCGTTTCGATTACATTAACTTCAAATGCAAAAGTCGATTTCTCATTAAATGATGCGCAGCGAAAAATCAATGCGATTATTAGTGATTTACCAGATGATGCAGAAACACCTTCGTTAACCAAATTCTCGCTGAGTGATTTACCAATTATGACATTGGGTGCCAACGGAAAAATGGATGAAGCAGAGTTTTATGACTTAATTGATAAAAAAATTGCTCCTATTTTGTCTCGTGTGCAAGGTGTTGCTCAGGTTAACATTATTGGTGGTGAGGAACGTGAGATTCAGGTAAATCTTGATGCATTAAAAATGCAGGGTTACGGATTATCTATTCCTCAGGTTCAGCAAAATATTTTGAGTTCGAATTTAGATTTCCCAACAGGAAACATCCAAACCAGAAATCAAAAAATATTAATTCGTTTAGCGGGTAAATATAAAAGTGTTGAAGAATTAAGAAACCTGGTTGTTTCTTCTCAAAACGGAATTCAGGTTCGTTTAAGTGATATTGCTGATGTTCAGGATACTCAAAAAGTAGCTGAGAAAATATCTCGTGTAGATCAAAAAAGTGCGATTGTTTTACAAATCGTTAAACAATCTGATGCAAACGCGGTTGCGGTAAGTGAGCAATTATTGAAAACAATTGCTACACTTGAAAAAGATTATGAAAAAAATCATTTAAAACTAGAAGTAGCAAAAGACAGTACAATTTTTACTCTTGAAGCAGCAGATTCTGTTGTTCACGATTTATTAATTGCGGTAATTCTGGTAGCATTTGTAATGTTGTTCTTCCTGCACAGTATTAGAAACTCGCTGATCGTAATGGTATCGATTCCGGCATCTTTGATTGCAACATTTATTGGTATTTATTTAATGGGATATACTTTAAACTTAATGAGTTTATTAGGATTATCTCTGGTGGTTGGTATCCTTGTGGATGATGCGATTGTGGTATTAGAAAATATCTACAGGCATATGGAAATGGGTAAAAGCCGAATCCGTGCATCCTATGATGGAACAGCGGAAATTGGTGGAACGGTAACTTCGATTACTTTAGTAATTGTGGTGGTATTCTTGCCTATTGCAATGAGTTCCGGTTTAGTTTCTAATATTATTACACAATTCTGTGTTACGGTAATTATATCAACTTTACTATCACTTTTAGCTTCATTTACTATCATTCCTTGGTTATCATCTCGTTTTGGTAAATTAGAGCATATTGAAGGAAAGAATTTATTCGGAAGAATTATTCTTGGTTTCGAAAATTATTTAACACGTTTTACTAACTGGGTTTCTGAATTGCTAACCTGGTGTTTAGACCATTATGTTAAAACTATTTTAGTTGTATTGGTGTTGTTCTTCGGATCAACAATAGGGTTAATGGGCGGAGGTTTCATTGGAGGAGAGTTTTTCGCATCTTCTGATAGTGGAGAGTTCTTAGTACAAATCGAAATGCCAAAAGATGCTTCGTTAGAACAAACGAACTTCATGACTCAAAAAGCTGAAGCTTATTTGAAAGCTCAGGAATACGTTCACAGTCAAATTACAACGGTAGGACAAACTTCTGAAGGTTTTGGAGCATCACAAGCTACAGCATATAAAGCAGAGATTGACGTAAAAATGATCGAGCAAAAAGATCGTACAGATGATGCAAATGTTTACGCTGCAAAAATCAAACGTAAACTTGAAAAAGTATTAGTTGGAGCAAAAGTAAAAACGGTTCCGGTTGGTATTTTAGGTACTGCGGAAGATGCGACTTTAGGATTAATTGTAACAGGTCCTTCAACAGAAGCGGCTATGGCATTTGCTAAAAAAGCTGAAGCAGAATTACGTACCATTCCAGGAACAACAGAGATCAAATTAACAGTTGAAGACGGTAACCCTGAGATTAACGTTAAAGTAGATCGTGATAAAATGGCCGCTTTAGGATTGACATTACAAACAGTTGGTTTAACGATGCAAACTGCTTTTAGTGGAAATACAGATGGTAAATACAGAGCTGGAGAATACGAATATGATATTAATATCAGATACAATGCATTCGACAGAAAAAGTATTACGGATGTTAGTAATTTGATTTTCATCAACGCAACTGGTCAACAAATTAAATTATCTCAATTTGCAACAATTACAGAAGGTTCAGGACCTAGCCAGTTAGAGCGTAGAGATAAATCAGCGTCGGTAACTGTAAAAGGACAAAACGTTGGGGTTCCTTCAGGAACAATTGTTACGCAATGGCAAGCGAAGTTAGACAAACTTGAAAAACCAGCTGGTGTTAACTATATCTGGGGAGGTGATCAGGAGAATCAATCAGAAGGTTTTGGTACTTTAGGAATCGCGTTATTAGCTGCTATTATTTTGGTTTATCTTGTAATGGTGAGTTTGTATGACAGTTTCGTTCACCCGTTTGTGGTATTATTTGCGATCCCGCTTTCGTTTATTGGTGCGATGTTGGCATTGGCTTTGACAAATAACTCATTAAACATCTTTACCATTTTAGGTATCATCATGTTGATTGGTCTGGTGTGTAAGAATGCGATCATGCTTGTCGATTATACCAACCAAAGAAGAGCAGCCGGTGAATCAATCAGAACGGCATTAATTCAGGCGAATCACGCTCGTTTACGTCCGATTTTGATGACGACCATTGCGATGGTATTTGGTATGTTCCCAATTGCATTAGCATCTGGAGCCGGAGCTGAATGGAAAAACGGATTGGCTTGGGTAATTATCGGAGGATTAATTTCTTCTTTATTCCTAACCCTGATTGTGGTTCCGGTTATTTATAATATCATGGAGAAAATAATTGCTAAAGTTAGCAAAGGAGAAAAAATCGATTACGAAGCTGAAATGGTTGCCGATTATGAGCATACTGAATTAAGCGAAGACGGTTTTAATCCTAAGCATACCCATTAG